The Rhizobium etli 8C-3 genome has a segment encoding these proteins:
- a CDS encoding ABC transporter permease: MLDAYQDSRLARALIWTVASLVLLFLMLPTLIVVPLSFSASDLLEFPPKDWSLRWYETFFGSAVWMAALKTSLMLGTLTAAIAVPVAFLASIAINRLGSPLAGGVYGFLLTPSVTPGILLAIGLFIVLAKLGLIGSFVGVLAGHVTLAIPVAIVVLQPAVNRFDWQQAQAARSLGAGWPRAIGGIIAPQLALSLVAAGLMAFLTSLDEAVISIFVASGANTTLPKLMFISLRDQIDPTIAAISTLWTIFVGAVVLILNVRSNDASK, translated from the coding sequence ATGCTTGACGCCTATCAAGACAGCCGGCTTGCACGTGCCCTGATCTGGACGGTCGCGAGCCTGGTGCTCCTGTTTCTCATGCTGCCGACACTGATCGTCGTGCCGCTGTCCTTTTCCGCGTCCGATCTGCTCGAGTTTCCACCAAAGGATTGGTCGCTACGCTGGTACGAGACCTTCTTCGGCTCGGCCGTCTGGATGGCGGCCCTGAAGACCAGCCTTATGCTTGGTACGTTGACTGCCGCAATCGCCGTTCCCGTTGCCTTCCTGGCCTCGATCGCCATCAACCGGCTGGGCTCACCGCTCGCAGGAGGCGTCTACGGCTTTCTCCTCACGCCTTCGGTGACACCGGGAATCCTGCTCGCCATCGGTTTGTTCATCGTCTTGGCAAAACTCGGCCTGATCGGATCCTTCGTCGGCGTGCTTGCCGGACATGTGACGCTCGCCATTCCGGTGGCCATCGTGGTTTTGCAGCCGGCAGTGAACCGGTTCGACTGGCAGCAGGCGCAGGCGGCGCGAAGCCTGGGCGCCGGCTGGCCGAGAGCGATCGGCGGAATCATCGCGCCACAACTCGCCCTGAGCCTCGTCGCTGCTGGACTTATGGCCTTCCTCACTTCTCTCGACGAAGCGGTGATCTCCATTTTCGTCGCCAGCGGAGCGAACACGACGCTGCCCAAGTTGATGTTCATCTCGCTGCGGGATCAGATTGATCCCACTATCGCGGCCATTTCGACGTTGTGGACAATCTTCGTCGGGGCCGTCGTCCTGATCCTCAATGTGCGCTCCAACGATGCCTCAAAGTGA
- a CDS encoding ABC transporter permease gives MSDPGLLREQRRERLFFVGLAWPAIVIVGVSAMAPIFWILGQSFQTVAGEATLGNYDKILSSGLTWSSLGTTLALSLSTLIICVVLGVPLALALASANRRVANRVLILIMLPLWTSILVRTYGWLVLLRRDGLVNSTLAWLGVIDQPLPLVYNFTGALIGMTHYMLPLFVLPVYAAMRDIDGNVVRAAASLGAGFWRCVATVILPLASGGLTSGSMIVFIYTLGFFITPAVLGGGKVNPIAIRIERTLSTFQDWGGASALGMLLLLLILIAGCMFAAIRRLAREKVHYA, from the coding sequence ATGAGCGATCCCGGTCTCTTGCGTGAACAAAGGCGCGAGCGCCTTTTCTTCGTCGGCCTTGCCTGGCCGGCGATTGTCATCGTCGGCGTCTCGGCCATGGCGCCGATTTTCTGGATCCTCGGACAGTCTTTCCAGACGGTAGCGGGTGAGGCGACGCTCGGCAACTACGATAAAATTCTGTCGAGCGGCCTAACCTGGTCTTCTCTCGGCACCACTCTGGCGTTGTCGCTATCCACCTTGATCATCTGCGTGGTTCTGGGCGTTCCGCTGGCGCTAGCGTTGGCCAGTGCCAATCGACGCGTCGCAAACCGCGTGCTGATACTGATCATGTTGCCGCTGTGGACTTCGATCCTGGTGCGGACCTATGGATGGCTGGTGCTGCTGCGGCGAGATGGGCTGGTCAACTCAACGCTGGCTTGGCTCGGCGTGATCGACCAGCCGCTGCCGCTTGTCTACAATTTCACCGGGGCGTTGATCGGCATGACGCATTACATGTTGCCGCTCTTCGTACTGCCTGTTTATGCCGCCATGCGCGACATTGATGGCAATGTCGTGCGCGCCGCGGCGAGCCTCGGCGCGGGGTTCTGGCGCTGCGTTGCAACGGTCATACTGCCCCTCGCCTCGGGCGGCCTGACGTCTGGCTCGATGATTGTCTTCATCTACACACTCGGCTTCTTCATCACGCCGGCGGTACTTGGCGGCGGCAAGGTCAACCCCATCGCGATCCGCATCGAACGGACCTTATCGACATTCCAGGACTGGGGAGGTGCCAGCGCTCTGGGAATGCTGCTTCTGCTCCTCATTCTTATTGCCGGCTGCATGTTCGCCGCGATCCGCCGGCTGGCCCGTGAAAAGGTCCACTATGCTTGA
- a CDS encoding ABC transporter ATP-binding protein, with translation MRAISLPISIADLRKTYGNYLALDDVTLDIAAGEFLTLLGPSGSGKTTLLMALAGFVRPETGAVTIGGQNVTRLPPNKRNIGIVFQNYALFPHMSVSRNVEYPLRLRGVPKAQARERAEAALVRVKLSGFGARDIAALSGGQRQRVALARALVFEPRVMLMDEPLSALDKILREHMQFEIRKLHDDLGVTTIYVTHDQREALTMSDRIAVMDAGRIEQIGAPQDIYRRPRNRFVADFMGEANIAPTNNLQGAGAARMPRERLAMIRAEYFELEPAGLEEDRVEVTGCLTSKAFRGENWLLNLETPMGDQFMLSLAANRAAGCSELKIGSKLRAYAEFGHVHLLEGERSS, from the coding sequence ATGAGGGCAATCTCGCTCCCGATTTCCATCGCAGACCTCCGGAAGACCTACGGGAACTATTTGGCTCTCGACGATGTCACACTGGATATCGCCGCTGGCGAATTCCTTACCTTGCTGGGCCCTTCGGGGTCCGGAAAGACGACGCTGCTGATGGCGCTCGCGGGTTTCGTGCGGCCGGAAACCGGCGCGGTGACGATAGGTGGACAGAACGTAACCCGCCTGCCGCCCAACAAACGGAACATCGGCATCGTCTTCCAGAACTATGCTCTATTTCCACATATGAGCGTCTCGAGGAACGTCGAGTACCCCTTGAGGCTGCGTGGCGTTCCTAAAGCACAGGCCCGGGAGCGAGCGGAGGCGGCGCTTGTCAGGGTGAAGCTCTCCGGATTCGGGGCGCGCGACATCGCCGCGCTCTCCGGCGGCCAGCGCCAACGCGTTGCCCTGGCGCGCGCCCTTGTCTTCGAACCGCGCGTCATGCTGATGGACGAACCCCTATCGGCGCTCGACAAGATCTTGCGCGAGCACATGCAGTTCGAGATCCGCAAATTGCACGACGACCTCGGTGTCACCACAATCTATGTGACACATGACCAGCGCGAAGCGCTGACCATGTCCGACCGTATCGCGGTGATGGACGCCGGACGCATAGAGCAGATCGGGGCGCCACAGGACATTTATCGTCGACCGAGAAACCGCTTCGTGGCGGATTTCATGGGGGAGGCCAACATCGCGCCGACGAACAATCTCCAGGGCGCGGGCGCGGCGCGCATGCCGCGCGAACGCCTCGCAATGATCCGGGCGGAGTATTTCGAACTAGAACCGGCCGGCCTTGAGGAGGATCGGGTCGAAGTGACCGGGTGCCTCACCTCCAAGGCGTTCAGAGGTGAGAACTGGCTGCTGAACCTGGAAACCCCCATGGGAGATCAGTTCATGCTGAGTCTGGCGGCGAACCGGGCCGCCGGCTGCAGCGAGCTCAAGATCGGATCCAAGCTTCGCGCCTATGCGGAATTCGGCCACGTTCATCTTCTCGAAGGGGAGCGCTCCTCATGA
- a CDS encoding ABC transporter substrate-binding protein, with translation MMQLFRYSVAAMALAAVPALAQNVTITTAGGDYGDAVKKAMWEPAAAELGYTVREETQSDGFAALKMQVTSGAVTTDVIHLGSPEGAQAAEQGMLEPLDYTIIDPQSLPPGAESKYCYPFTSYGTVMAWNTKAIGTNPPANWAEFWNVEKYTGKRALRANAQDLIEIALLSEGVAPADIYKQLSAPGGLDRAIARLEALKPNIAVWWTSGAQSAQILKDGEADLVVTWNGRAESVKTDGGPADFKFQGSVIGTDCLAVPKGAANREAAMKLIAAMTTPEREAKLTDYIAYGPVNPKAYELKLISAEKMKLLATAPGNVDGSVFSNAEWWVKNGETAQRAFDEMISR, from the coding sequence ATGATGCAGCTTTTCCGCTATTCCGTCGCAGCGATGGCGCTTGCGGCAGTGCCCGCGCTTGCCCAGAACGTGACCATTACCACCGCCGGCGGCGACTATGGCGACGCTGTCAAGAAAGCAATGTGGGAGCCGGCGGCGGCGGAGCTGGGATATACCGTGCGGGAGGAGACCCAGAGCGATGGCTTTGCCGCACTCAAGATGCAGGTCACGTCCGGTGCGGTGACGACCGACGTCATCCATCTCGGCTCCCCAGAGGGTGCACAGGCCGCTGAGCAGGGCATGCTTGAGCCACTCGATTACACGATCATCGACCCCCAATCGCTGCCACCTGGCGCCGAGTCCAAATATTGCTATCCCTTCACCTCTTACGGCACTGTGATGGCTTGGAATACCAAGGCTATTGGTACCAATCCTCCAGCCAACTGGGCGGAATTTTGGAATGTCGAGAAATATACCGGCAAGCGTGCGCTTCGTGCCAATGCGCAAGACCTAATCGAAATCGCCCTTCTTTCTGAAGGCGTGGCGCCGGCTGACATCTACAAGCAGCTCAGCGCCCCTGGTGGCCTCGACCGCGCCATCGCCCGGCTTGAGGCACTTAAGCCGAATATAGCGGTCTGGTGGACATCGGGCGCGCAGTCGGCTCAGATCCTGAAGGACGGGGAAGCCGATTTGGTCGTAACCTGGAACGGTCGTGCGGAAAGCGTCAAAACCGACGGTGGACCGGCGGATTTCAAGTTCCAGGGCTCGGTGATTGGAACGGATTGTCTCGCTGTGCCCAAAGGTGCCGCAAATCGCGAGGCAGCGATGAAGTTGATCGCAGCGATGACAACGCCGGAGCGGGAAGCCAAACTGACCGACTACATCGCCTACGGCCCCGTCAATCCGAAGGCTTACGAACTCAAGCTGATCTCCGCCGAGAAGATGAAGCTGCTCGCCACGGCGCCGGGCAATGTCGACGGTTCCGTGTTCTCCAATGCCGAATGGTGGGTCAAGAATGGCGAAACGGCCCAACGCGCTTTCGACGAGATGATCAGCCGCTAA
- a CDS encoding LacI family DNA-binding transcriptional regulator, with protein MTAKGRPNLRRLADELGLSVTTVSRALKDGPEVHPDTIRRVKAAADAAGYVPNLHGRALRTGSTRNLTAILPMETRDYLSDIAKLPLMEGMTLAARELGYSLTVFSTTPEESPQENLDMVLRSGAADGVLITRILAEDPRIPHLLEQGFPFIAFGRSNLDRDYAYVDIDNERIAYEASSLLFERGCRRIALQLLTREDQYSAMRLAGYRRSIHEQGLTFDPVLIGHEDFTIEASERWIGRLLESADPPTGLVCANELGLLGALSALRKRGLAVGRDFSIATRDNTRIARYLSAPLMAHSVDMVSVGRALVEGLVCRIEHPDAPLWQKIFAGEMSMIQDE; from the coding sequence ATGACGGCGAAGGGTAGGCCGAACCTCCGGAGGCTCGCAGATGAGCTCGGGCTCTCCGTGACTACCGTGTCGCGGGCACTCAAGGACGGGCCGGAAGTTCATCCCGACACGATCAGGCGCGTGAAGGCGGCTGCGGACGCGGCCGGATATGTGCCTAACCTGCATGGTCGGGCACTACGCACCGGTTCTACGCGTAACCTGACCGCGATCCTGCCGATGGAGACCAGGGACTACCTGTCCGATATCGCCAAGCTTCCCCTAATGGAGGGGATGACCCTGGCGGCAAGGGAGCTCGGCTACAGCTTGACGGTCTTTTCAACCACGCCCGAGGAGAGTCCGCAGGAGAACCTCGACATGGTCCTCCGTTCGGGCGCCGCCGATGGTGTGCTCATTACGCGCATATTGGCGGAGGATCCTCGAATACCCCACTTGTTGGAGCAGGGGTTTCCGTTCATCGCATTCGGGCGCAGCAATCTCGATCGGGACTATGCCTATGTCGATATCGATAATGAACGCATCGCGTATGAAGCTTCCTCGCTTCTGTTCGAACGGGGCTGCCGCCGCATCGCGCTCCAGTTGCTGACCCGGGAAGATCAGTACAGCGCAATGCGGCTGGCGGGCTATCGCAGGTCGATTCATGAGCAGGGGCTAACCTTCGACCCCGTTCTGATCGGGCATGAGGATTTTACTATCGAGGCCAGCGAACGCTGGATCGGGCGGCTGCTCGAAAGCGCCGATCCACCGACCGGCCTCGTCTGCGCCAACGAACTGGGGCTGCTGGGGGCGCTTAGCGCCTTGCGCAAACGCGGGCTCGCCGTCGGCCGCGACTTCAGCATCGCGACCCGCGACAACACCCGCATCGCACGATATCTCTCCGCGCCGCTCATGGCGCATTCAGTGGACATGGTCAGCGTCGGCCGCGCCTTGGTCGAGGGCCTCGTTTGCCGCATAGAGCATCCGGACGCCCCGCTGTGGCAGAAAATATTCGCGGGCGAGATGTCCATGATCCAAGATGAATGA
- a CDS encoding adenylate/guanylate cyclase domain-containing protein, protein MERRLTTIMAADLVGYSRLMAADEEGTISRLRDARTYVIDPAILEGGGRIVKTMGDGLLVEFPSPVLAVRAALLMQRNLSSRESPQGEDRRLRFRIGIHLGDVVIDGDDILGDCVNITARLETIAPAGGICVSRAICDHVQGKIEAGMTWLGPQSVKNIPEPIDVWQVEVDGTPVSAVRLPGQERASIAVLPFQNFSATPDQDFFVDGLVEDVITELGRFRWLFVIARNSTFAYKGTAKDVRKIARELGVRYVVEGSVRRSGDRLRITVQLIDARSGAHIWAERWDRPIADFFDVQDEITRRIIAGIEPELGAHERGLALAKSTDNLTAWELCHRGLAELLSFEAGSQATAEKFLLQALEHDPNFALPYAYLARHRYALVLWGRAADAPVAVKEGLSFATKALEIDRRSDIAYAMMSLLLTVDGRAEEAMPVAEQGLALNPNYAFLHFAHGMAAVRLRDADTTVRAAQNAIDLSPHDPSMFAFKTLLGIGLMLRGKPDDLSTARMHLREGASFERTTYYPFIGAALLALKSGNTDEVRLWISDALKKFPNLNAEYVREAAHPFYEGSPYCDYLDRLIEQGLPPGEKKK, encoded by the coding sequence ATGGAACGTCGTCTTACCACAATAATGGCTGCCGATTTGGTTGGCTATTCTCGTCTAATGGCGGCGGACGAGGAAGGCACCATTTCGCGGCTGCGCGATGCGCGAACCTACGTGATTGACCCGGCGATTTTGGAAGGCGGTGGCCGGATCGTCAAAACCATGGGCGACGGGCTCCTAGTCGAATTCCCATCGCCAGTATTGGCGGTAAGAGCGGCCCTTCTAATGCAGCGCAACTTGAGTTCGCGCGAGTCTCCTCAAGGGGAAGACCGACGTCTTCGTTTCCGGATCGGTATTCATCTGGGAGACGTGGTGATCGATGGGGACGACATCCTCGGCGACTGTGTCAACATCACTGCGCGTTTGGAAACCATCGCACCCGCCGGAGGTATTTGCGTATCTCGTGCAATCTGCGATCACGTGCAAGGCAAGATAGAGGCTGGGATGACGTGGCTTGGGCCACAGTCCGTAAAGAACATCCCCGAACCAATTGACGTGTGGCAGGTCGAGGTGGACGGCACGCCGGTTAGCGCGGTTCGGCTCCCTGGACAGGAACGTGCTTCGATCGCGGTTCTCCCATTCCAGAATTTCTCTGCCACCCCCGATCAGGACTTCTTTGTCGACGGACTGGTCGAAGACGTCATCACAGAGCTAGGTCGCTTTCGATGGTTGTTCGTGATCGCTCGCAACTCGACTTTCGCCTACAAGGGAACAGCCAAGGACGTACGCAAGATCGCCCGGGAACTTGGTGTGCGTTACGTCGTGGAAGGATCGGTTCGGCGGTCCGGTGATAGGTTGAGGATCACTGTACAGCTAATCGACGCGCGGTCTGGAGCACACATCTGGGCCGAGCGGTGGGATCGTCCGATCGCCGATTTTTTTGATGTACAGGACGAGATAACGCGCCGGATTATCGCGGGCATCGAACCAGAACTGGGAGCGCACGAACGGGGCCTCGCCCTCGCCAAATCGACGGATAATCTTACTGCTTGGGAACTTTGTCACCGCGGCCTTGCTGAATTGCTTTCCTTCGAAGCAGGTTCTCAAGCCACTGCCGAGAAGTTTCTTCTACAAGCGCTCGAACACGATCCAAATTTCGCACTTCCCTACGCCTATTTAGCTCGGCACCGATACGCACTCGTCCTTTGGGGGCGTGCCGCAGACGCGCCTGTCGCTGTCAAGGAGGGACTATCATTCGCCACGAAGGCCTTAGAAATCGACAGGCGAAGCGATATCGCTTACGCGATGATGTCGCTCCTCCTTACGGTGGACGGGCGAGCGGAAGAGGCCATGCCTGTCGCTGAACAGGGCCTAGCATTAAATCCTAACTACGCATTTCTTCACTTCGCCCATGGAATGGCAGCCGTACGGCTCAGGGACGCCGATACGACAGTTAGAGCCGCACAAAATGCCATCGATCTCAGTCCTCACGACCCGTCTATGTTTGCGTTCAAGACACTACTCGGTATTGGCTTGATGCTGAGGGGCAAGCCAGATGACCTCTCAACGGCCCGGATGCATCTACGGGAAGGCGCGTCATTCGAACGCACAACCTATTACCCATTCATTGGGGCAGCGTTGCTCGCCCTCAAGTCGGGCAATACCGATGAAGTGAGGCTCTGGATCTCTGATGCTTTGAAGAAGTTTCCAAACCTGAATGCGGAATACGTCCGAGAGGCGGCCCACCCATTCTATGAAGGCAGTCCTTACTGCGACTACCTCGACAGGTTGATTGAGCAGGGGCTTCCCCCGGGAGAGAAGAAAAAATAA
- a CDS encoding alpha/beta fold hydrolase, whose protein sequence is MRFYFLVALMLGTFAGIPAVPAANDTIIDTSHSIIDGKSDVDGVAYHYLLAQGGPKTVVLLHGWGTTSYMWRHVMPQLATQGYTVLAPDLRGLGDTAKPLAGYDKASIAEDIRKLVSNLGIGPLVNLVGHDMGGMVVYAYAAKYANDVETLAIMDVPLPGIEPWDDLIQGPRTWHFRFHSVRDVPEMLIAGRELEYLKWFHNAEGVNSHAFDNEADEVYGRSYAQPGALRAGFEYYRAFPKDVEANRLFSIEKLQMPVLAMSGVGGMGAEYGNHIRHVARNVRGVVVEGSGHWIPEEQPSAVTKALIEFLPAP, encoded by the coding sequence ATGCGCTTTTACTTTTTAGTGGCTCTTATGCTTGGAACATTCGCGGGTATACCGGCGGTGCCGGCAGCAAACGACACGATCATCGATACTTCCCATTCAATCATCGATGGCAAGTCCGACGTTGACGGGGTTGCTTATCACTACCTTTTGGCGCAGGGTGGGCCGAAAACGGTCGTGTTGCTGCATGGCTGGGGTACAACGTCATACATGTGGCGTCATGTCATGCCGCAATTGGCGACCCAAGGATATACAGTTCTCGCGCCGGATCTTCGTGGTCTGGGCGATACCGCCAAACCTCTGGCTGGATATGATAAGGCTTCGATTGCCGAGGACATTCGCAAGCTGGTGAGCAATCTGGGCATTGGTCCGTTGGTAAACCTTGTCGGCCACGACATGGGAGGCATGGTCGTTTATGCCTATGCCGCCAAATATGCCAATGACGTTGAGACACTCGCGATCATGGATGTTCCTCTCCCCGGCATCGAGCCTTGGGACGATTTGATCCAAGGTCCTCGTACGTGGCATTTCCGCTTCCACTCTGTTCGTGACGTTCCGGAAATGCTTATCGCAGGCCGCGAACTCGAATATCTGAAATGGTTCCACAATGCCGAGGGCGTTAACTCGCACGCCTTCGATAACGAAGCCGACGAAGTTTACGGACGCTCATATGCTCAGCCAGGGGCGCTTCGAGCCGGCTTTGAATACTATCGCGCCTTCCCCAAAGACGTTGAAGCTAACAGATTATTCTCGATCGAGAAGCTGCAGATGCCGGTTCTTGCCATGAGTGGAGTTGGGGGCATGGGAGCAGAGTATGGCAACCACATCCGTCACGTCGCAAGAAACGTACGCGGCGTGGTTGTGGAGGGTTCTGGCCATTGGATCCCCGAGGAGCAGCCTTCAGCCGTTACGAAAGCATTGATCGAGTTCCTACCTGCACCGTGA
- a CDS encoding SRPBCC family protein produces MSELELTVNRKIAAPREKVFAAWLSAEMLAKFMQTPTHSNGPSRVSVDAVKGGRFSIVMLANDREIPHTGTFLEIDPYSRLSFTWESPYSLEDSIVTIDLAAIDANTTEITLRQVKFQSDEARLAHIGGWNAVLNKLEEAIA; encoded by the coding sequence ATGAGTGAGCTTGAATTGACTGTTAACCGCAAGATCGCCGCGCCTCGCGAAAAGGTGTTTGCCGCCTGGCTTTCAGCGGAAATGCTTGCCAAATTCATGCAAACCCCGACGCACAGCAATGGCCCGTCGAGGGTCAGCGTTGACGCGGTCAAGGGCGGCCGGTTTTCGATTGTCATGCTAGCAAACGATCGCGAAATACCGCATACGGGTACCTTTCTGGAAATCGATCCCTACTCGCGCCTGTCCTTTACCTGGGAATCTCCTTATTCCCTTGAGGACAGTATCGTCACGATCGATCTCGCCGCCATCGACGCGAACACGACCGAGATTACCTTGAGGCAGGTCAAGTTCCAAAGCGATGAGGCGCGCCTCGCTCACATCGGCGGATGGAACGCTGTCCTGAACAAACTCGAAGAAGCCATCGCCTGA
- a CDS encoding ArsR/SmtB family transcription factor, translating to MNEDALSHILKAAGDTTRRKILTLLVQEGALRVTALAAHFDMSLNSVSKHIKVLEEAGLVTRRTLGREHLIAAELEPLRLTEAWFAKLKSVWELRLQALEEVLNAKDEGHE from the coding sequence ATGAACGAAGACGCTCTGTCACATATTCTCAAGGCCGCTGGCGACACCACGCGGCGCAAGATTCTCACGCTCCTCGTTCAGGAGGGCGCGTTGAGAGTGACGGCCCTTGCTGCTCATTTTGACATGTCCCTGAACTCCGTTTCCAAGCATATCAAGGTTCTGGAGGAGGCGGGGCTGGTCACCCGCCGGACTTTGGGCCGCGAGCATCTCATTGCCGCGGAACTTGAACCGCTGCGGTTAACGGAGGCCTGGTTCGCCAAACTCAAGTCCGTCTGGGAACTGCGCCTGCAGGCGCTCGAAGAGGTGCTCAATGCAAAGGATGAAGGACATGAGTGA